The following coding sequences lie in one Halomonas sp. 'Soap Lake #6' genomic window:
- the infC gene encoding translation initiation factor IF-3 has protein sequence MNERIVEEEVRLIGSDGEQLGVVPTTEALERAESESLDLVQISNADPIVCKIMDYGKFVFETKKQKAAQKKKQKQIQVKEVKFRPGTDEGDYQVKLKNLTRFLEGGDKGKVTLRFRGREMAHQDIGRKLMERIAADLEEIGLVEAFPKMEGRQMIMIIAPKKK, from the coding sequence ATGAACGAGCGAATTGTTGAAGAAGAAGTACGTCTTATTGGTAGCGACGGTGAGCAGTTGGGTGTAGTGCCCACCACCGAAGCGCTTGAGCGTGCAGAATCTGAAAGCTTAGACCTCGTGCAAATTTCGAATGCCGACCCCATCGTCTGTAAGATTATGGATTACGGCAAGTTCGTTTTTGAGACGAAGAAGCAGAAAGCGGCTCAAAAGAAGAAGCAGAAGCAAATCCAGGTTAAGGAAGTTAAATTCCGTCCTGGCACCGACGAAGGCGATTATCAGGTTAAGCTTAAAAACCTGACGCGCTTTCTGGAAGGTGGTGACAAGGGTAAAGTCACACTGCGCTTCCGTGGTCGTGAAATGGCGCACCAGGACATCGGTCGTAAACTGATGGAAAGGATTGCGGCAGACCTGGAAGAGATCGGTTTGGTAGAGGCGTTCCCGAAAATGGAAGGCCGCCAGATGATCATGATTATTGCCCCGAAAAAGAAGTGA
- the thrS gene encoding threonine--tRNA ligase, with amino-acid sequence MPIVTLPDGSQRTFDEPLSIMQLAESIGPGLAKACVAGKIDGVLVDAADLIEQDAHVAIITARDTEGLEVIRHSCAHLIGHAVKQMYPEAKMAIGPVIEDGFYYDIEFGQSVTPEDLDAIEARMRSLIEREYDVVREYVDRDQAMLTFLHRDETYKQEIVRDIPEGATIRLYHHEEYVDMCRGPHVPNTRHLKAFKLTKLAGAYWRGDAANTMLTRIYGTAWGDKKQLKAYLQRLEEAEKRDHRKLARKMDLFHLQEEAPGMVFWHPNGWTMYQALEDYMRKIQREHGYQEIKTPQVVDLSLWKKSGHWGHYSELMFTTESEKREYAVKPMNCPCHVQVFNQGLKSYRDLPLRLAEFGSCHRNEPSGSLHGLMRVRGFTQDDAHIFCTESQIQAEAEAFIALTLQVYKTLGFDEVELKLSTRPDDFLGEAEMWDRAEQGLEAALNATGLKWELQPGEGAFYGPKIEFALRDCLNRVWQCGTLQLDFNLPGRLGAQYVDEDGVRKTPVMLHRAILGSFERFLGILIEHYAGAMPLWLAPQQAVVMTITDSQREYALELEKRLQKSGLRVKADLRNEKIGFKIREHTLQKVPYLLVVGDKEVEADSVAVRTRSGENLGVMTVDEFIERHSNERAALATSSIA; translated from the coding sequence ATGCCCATTGTGACACTGCCTGATGGCAGCCAGAGAACGTTTGACGAACCGCTTTCTATCATGCAGCTTGCAGAATCCATTGGCCCTGGTTTGGCCAAGGCCTGTGTGGCTGGGAAAATTGATGGTGTGTTGGTCGATGCCGCTGACTTAATTGAGCAAGATGCTCATGTGGCAATTATTACTGCACGCGATACGGAAGGTCTTGAAGTTATCCGCCACTCCTGTGCACACTTAATTGGTCACGCGGTTAAACAGATGTACCCTGAAGCCAAGATGGCGATAGGGCCGGTCATTGAAGATGGCTTTTATTACGATATTGAATTCGGTCAATCCGTTACCCCGGAAGATCTCGATGCCATTGAGGCGCGGATGCGCTCCTTGATTGAGCGCGAGTACGATGTGGTACGCGAGTACGTTGATCGCGACCAGGCAATGCTAACTTTTTTACATCGTGATGAGACTTATAAGCAGGAGATTGTTCGCGATATTCCTGAAGGGGCGACTATTCGGCTTTATCATCACGAAGAGTACGTCGACATGTGTCGTGGCCCGCACGTGCCGAATACTCGCCATTTAAAAGCTTTTAAGCTTACCAAGTTGGCGGGTGCATACTGGCGTGGTGATGCTGCGAATACCATGCTGACCCGCATTTACGGTACTGCATGGGGTGATAAGAAGCAGTTAAAAGCTTACTTGCAGCGGTTAGAAGAAGCTGAAAAGCGTGACCATCGGAAACTGGCGCGGAAGATGGATCTATTCCATCTTCAGGAAGAAGCGCCGGGTATGGTGTTTTGGCATCCTAACGGCTGGACCATGTATCAGGCGCTAGAAGATTACATGCGTAAGATTCAGCGTGAGCACGGCTACCAAGAGATTAAAACGCCTCAGGTTGTTGATCTTTCGCTGTGGAAAAAGTCTGGTCACTGGGGGCACTACAGTGAGTTGATGTTCACCACAGAGTCGGAAAAGCGCGAATACGCGGTTAAGCCAATGAACTGCCCTTGCCACGTTCAAGTATTTAATCAAGGGCTCAAAAGCTATCGGGATTTGCCGCTGCGCTTGGCTGAATTTGGAAGTTGTCACCGTAATGAGCCGTCAGGTTCCCTGCATGGTCTGATGCGCGTGCGTGGTTTTACTCAAGATGACGCACATATTTTTTGCACTGAAAGCCAGATTCAAGCGGAGGCGGAAGCATTTATCGCGTTAACGCTACAAGTATACAAAACACTTGGTTTTGACGAGGTTGAGCTTAAGCTTTCTACGCGTCCTGATGATTTTCTGGGCGAAGCCGAAATGTGGGATAGGGCAGAGCAGGGGCTTGAAGCCGCGCTTAATGCTACGGGTCTTAAATGGGAGCTTCAACCAGGTGAAGGCGCCTTCTATGGCCCTAAAATTGAATTTGCACTGCGTGATTGCCTGAATCGTGTATGGCAGTGTGGTACGCTACAGCTAGATTTTAATTTGCCGGGGCGTTTGGGGGCCCAATACGTTGATGAAGATGGCGTACGTAAGACTCCTGTAATGCTTCACCGGGCAATTTTAGGTTCTTTTGAGCGTTTCTTGGGGATTCTAATTGAGCACTATGCCGGGGCTATGCCATTATGGCTTGCTCCACAGCAGGCTGTAGTTATGACCATCACTGATTCGCAGCGCGAATATGCGCTTGAATTGGAGAAACGCCTGCAAAAAAGTGGTTTGCGTGTTAAAGCGGACTTGAGGAACGAGAAGATCGGCTTTAAAATCCGTGAGCATACATTACAGAAAGTTCCCTATCTCCTTGTGGTGGGAGATAAGGAAGTCGAAGCTGACTCAGTAGCCGTGCGAACTCGCAGCGGCGAAAACCTCGGTGTAATGACGGTCGATGAATTCATTGAGCGTCATAGCAACGAGAGAGCAGCCCTGGCGACATCGTCAATTGCCTAA
- a CDS encoding OmpA family protein — MKKSTSGLLIGSALVVGLSGCASSATQTSGQASASSDRSWYQHPAVCGLAGSVIGGSIAYATSGSSDEDENTAIGAVTGAAIGGLLCADRTPQPVAPQCPSYGEVPAGVAVDAQGCPLDSDGDGVPDYRDQCPGTPAGVAVDARGCPLDSDGDGVPDYRDQCPDTPAGVAVNALGCPESLVLRDVNFEFDSAQLTSNAQQVLNGIAERLVNNPDVRVSIEGHTDSRGSAQYNQNLSQRRAESVAAYLSQRGVATNRMRAIGYGEARPVASNDTDAGRAQNRRVELDEWK; from the coding sequence ATGAAAAAGTCAACATCTGGCTTGTTAATCGGTTCTGCCCTGGTAGTGGGTCTATCAGGCTGCGCCAGCTCGGCTACCCAAACTTCTGGGCAAGCAAGTGCCAGCAGCGACCGTAGCTGGTATCAGCATCCGGCTGTATGTGGCCTCGCGGGCAGTGTTATTGGTGGAAGCATCGCCTATGCCACCAGCGGTAGCTCTGACGAAGATGAAAACACAGCTATCGGTGCTGTAACTGGTGCTGCGATTGGCGGTTTGCTGTGCGCAGATCGTACTCCCCAGCCCGTAGCACCGCAGTGCCCAAGCTATGGTGAAGTGCCGGCTGGTGTTGCTGTTGATGCGCAAGGCTGTCCGCTGGACTCCGATGGTGATGGTGTGCCAGATTACCGCGATCAATGCCCAGGCACCCCGGCTGGCGTTGCGGTAGATGCGCGTGGCTGCCCGCTGGATTCCGATGGTGATGGTGTGCCAGATTACCGTGACCAGTGCCCGGATACCCCGGCTGGCGTTGCTGTTAATGCCTTGGGCTGCCCTGAAAGTTTAGTGCTGCGCGACGTTAACTTTGAGTTTGACTCTGCTCAGCTGACGTCCAACGCCCAGCAGGTGCTTAACGGTATTGCTGAGCGCCTGGTTAATAACCCTGATGTTCGTGTAAGCATCGAAGGTCATACTGATTCTCGCGGCTCCGCACAGTACAACCAGAACCTGTCACAGCGTCGTGCAGAATCTGTTGCTGCCTACTTGTCGCAACGCGGTGTAGCAACTAACCGCATGCGTGCAATTGGTTACGGTGAAGCGCGTCCTGTGGCGAGCAACGACACTGATGCAGGTCGGGCTCAAAACCGTCGCGTTGAGCTGGATGAGTGGAAGTAG
- a CDS encoding DUF2489 domain-containing protein, translating into MNSTTALVLLVIGVVIIVGLCAYALNLRKEVRRREAFRVDEDRRAHQNSLENLDYVASALVQEQVDITEGSWRCKVLLEIIDPSLTERPEFQAFAEVHQRTKHLKTHSARQQLTPRERIQEDKERLVVEDEMRSAVLAAAAEVIKWREKGPSSLH; encoded by the coding sequence ATGAATTCCACCACGGCTTTAGTTTTGCTCGTAATAGGGGTTGTGATCATCGTAGGTTTGTGTGCTTATGCATTGAATTTACGCAAAGAGGTAAGGCGTCGTGAGGCGTTTCGTGTAGACGAAGATCGTCGTGCCCATCAAAATAGCCTAGAAAATCTTGACTACGTTGCCAGTGCCTTGGTTCAAGAACAAGTAGATATAACGGAAGGGTCTTGGCGATGTAAAGTTTTGCTGGAAATTATTGATCCGAGCTTGACTGAGCGACCGGAATTTCAAGCGTTTGCTGAGGTTCATCAACGTACCAAGCATTTGAAAACTCATTCTGCTCGTCAACAGCTTACTCCCCGTGAGCGAATACAGGAAGATAAAGAGCGTTTGGTCGTTGAAGATGAAATGCGCTCTGCTGTATTGGCAGCGGCAGCAGAGGTCATTAAGTGGCGGGAAAAAGGCCCCTCGTCATTGCACTAA
- a CDS encoding COX15/CtaA family protein, whose protein sequence is MHDEVERRLRWLTRITLMGTLLTALVILVGAWTRLVDAGLGCPDWPGCYGRLLVPDSEHAALRHPDVPLDPFKAWVEMAHRYVASFLGLVVISAVVLGWQLRRRQGYPWRISLALLVVILIQGAFGAFTVTLKLWPQVVTLHLLGGLSVLMLFFWLYLRIRHSWKDRVAGCRSINALWIIGLSLLVLQLALGGWVTSNYAGIACLGFPTCNGQWWPAMDLSEGFHLTQTVGPNYLHGQLHADARTAIQVVHRLGALLLGAALLVLWWRYRRLRTVGRALAAAACVYALQVALGIANVLLWLPLWLALLHTAGAVALTLSVGWAWWCWRQGYDCVPAERQFLPSTAT, encoded by the coding sequence ATGCATGACGAAGTGGAGCGCCGCTTACGCTGGTTGACGCGCATTACCCTTATGGGAACTCTACTAACCGCATTAGTTATTTTGGTTGGTGCATGGACGCGGCTGGTTGATGCCGGGTTGGGGTGTCCTGACTGGCCGGGGTGTTATGGCCGCTTGCTGGTTCCAGATAGTGAGCATGCTGCTTTGCGGCATCCAGATGTGCCTCTTGATCCTTTTAAAGCATGGGTAGAGATGGCACACCGTTACGTTGCTAGCTTTTTAGGGCTTGTCGTGATTAGTGCGGTTGTACTTGGGTGGCAACTACGTCGTCGTCAAGGTTATCCGTGGCGAATTAGTTTGGCTTTGCTGGTCGTTATTCTTATTCAAGGGGCTTTTGGGGCATTTACCGTGACCCTCAAGCTCTGGCCTCAGGTAGTCACACTGCATCTGCTAGGGGGCTTGAGTGTACTGATGCTGTTCTTCTGGCTGTATTTGCGTATTAGACACTCCTGGAAAGACCGAGTGGCGGGGTGTCGGTCTATTAATGCGCTATGGATAATAGGGCTGAGTCTATTGGTGCTTCAGTTAGCGCTTGGTGGCTGGGTAACCAGCAACTATGCGGGCATCGCTTGTCTGGGGTTCCCTACTTGCAATGGTCAATGGTGGCCAGCAATGGACTTAAGCGAAGGCTTCCATTTAACACAAACTGTGGGGCCTAATTATTTACACGGGCAGCTACACGCAGATGCCCGCACTGCCATACAAGTTGTTCACCGTCTTGGGGCACTGCTGCTGGGAGCTGCGCTCTTAGTGCTGTGGTGGCGGTACCGCCGGTTAAGAACCGTAGGTCGTGCATTGGCTGCAGCTGCCTGCGTGTATGCATTACAGGTGGCGCTTGGGATTGCCAATGTTCTGCTTTGGTTGCCACTTTGGCTCGCGCTCTTACACACCGCTGGTGCCGTGGCGCTGACGTTAAGCGTTGGTTGGGCTTGGTGGTGCTGGAGGCAGGGGTATGACTGCGTACCTGCTGAGCGCCAATTCTTGCCTTCCACTGCCACATAG